A portion of the Malania oleifera isolate guangnan ecotype guangnan chromosome 3, ASM2987363v1, whole genome shotgun sequence genome contains these proteins:
- the LOC131151376 gene encoding uncharacterized protein LOC131151376, which translates to MDISSAPPSDDASDEDSEEDESDDESTEENANDAADDDATDDAPIPSSPSTYVIPPSYSSLTIDDFVNPYHLSNSDDPGVFLVSHVLTRDNYHTWSRSMLTSLNAKNKITFIDGSLPQPPISDSLHYPWSHCNSMVVAWLLNSIYKEIVASVIYATTTRAIWLDLHDRFSHSNVPRILASPSNFTSNDSNILVSVPPCHSTRIRHPPSYLRDYHYNLANVSQPGKSVLHFSRPSSVLIIYVNDIVVASSNMSCITAIKSFLDEKFKIKELGSLCYFLGLENLKLSNEDGELLASPLPYRRLVGHLLYLTITRPNLTYSVQVLSQFMANPRTPHFEAAERVLRYLKSSPGHGLFFSNSSSFQLSAFTDSNWASCSANRRFFIGFCIFLGSSLISWLSKG; encoded by the exons ATGGACATTAGCTCTGCACCTCCCAGTGATGATGCATCTGATGAGGACTCTGAGGAAGATGAAAGTGATGATGAAAGCACTGAAGAAAATGCAAATGATGCAGCTGATGACGATGCAACTGATGATG CTCCAATTCCCTCTTCTCCTTCCACATATGTCATTCCACCTTCTTATTCTTCAttaaccattgatgattttgtcAATCCATATCATCTTAGTAATTCAGACGATCCTGGCGTTTTTCTTGTTTCTCATGTCTTGACCAGAGATAACTATCATACATGGAGTCGATCGATGCTCACTTCTTTGAATGCAAAGAATAAGATAACTTTCATTGATGGATCCCTCCCTCAACCACCAATTTCTGATTCTCTTCACTATCCATGGAGCCACTGTAATAGCATGGTTGTGGCATGGCTTCTCAATTCAATTTATAAGGAGATTGTAGCCAGTGTCATCTATGCGACCACTACTCGTGCAATTTGGTTGGATCTTCATGATCGTTTCTCTCATAGCAACGTTCCTCGCAT TCTGGCTTCTCcatctaactttacttctaatgATTCTAATATTCTAGTTTCTGTTCCTCCTTGTCATTCTACTCGTATTCGTCATCCTCCATCATATTTACGTGATTACCACTATAATCTGGCCAATGTTTCACAACCCGGCAAGTCTGTTCTTCATTTCTCTCGGCCTTCTTCAG TTCTTATCATCTATGTTAATGACATTGTAGTTGCTAGTTCTAATATGTCTTGCATTACTGCTATTAAATCTTTTCTTGATGAGAAGTTTAAGATTAAGGAACTCGGCTCCTTGTGTTATTTCTTAGGTTTGGAG AATCTCAAACTTTCCAATGAAGATGGTGAGTTACTTGCTAGTCCATTACCTTATAGAAGGCTCGTTGGTCACCTGCTATATCTTACTATCACTCGACCTAACTTGACATACAGTGTTCAAGTTCTAAGCCAGTTTATGGCCAATCCACGTACTCCTCATTTCGAAGCTGCTGAACGTGTCCTACGTTATCTTAAATCTAGTCCTGGTCATGGATTGTTCTTCTCAAATAGCTCAAGTTTTCAACTTAGTGCCTTCACTGACTCAAATTGGGCCAGCTGCTCTGCAAATCGAAGATTTTTTATTGGTTTTTGTATCTTTCTTGGTTCATCTCTCATTTCCTGGCTTTCTAAAGGTTGA